The following proteins come from a genomic window of Mariniflexile sp. TRM1-10:
- a CDS encoding alpha-ketoglutarate decarboxylase, which produces MNRFYLIIKITLLFFFIILSSVSTLNAQQSQDNFWDSVRFGGGIGLSFGDGFFSGTLAPSAIYEFNNQVALGFGLNGTYNTQKDFYKSTILGGSLIGLFSPINEIQLSAEFEELHVNRRYESRLNLENDIYWSPALFLGIGYRSGNVTFGIRYDMLYDKDKSIYANAWAPFVRFYF; this is translated from the coding sequence ATGAATAGATTTTATTTAATCATTAAAATCACGTTGCTGTTTTTCTTCATAATTCTTAGTTCTGTAAGTACTTTAAACGCCCAACAAAGCCAAGATAATTTCTGGGATTCCGTACGCTTTGGCGGCGGTATTGGATTGAGTTTTGGTGATGGCTTTTTTAGTGGCACATTGGCTCCAAGTGCTATTTATGAGTTTAACAACCAAGTAGCTTTAGGGTTTGGATTAAATGGAACTTATAATACACAAAAAGACTTTTACAAATCTACCATTTTGGGAGGTAGTTTAATAGGCTTATTTAGCCCTATTAATGAGATTCAACTATCTGCCGAATTTGAAGAACTCCACGTTAACAGACGCTACGAGAGTCGTTTAAATTTAGAAAACGACATTTATTGGTCTCCTGCCTTATTCTTAGGTATAGGTTACAGAAGTGGCAACGTAACATTTGGTATTAGATACGATATGCTGTACGATAAAGACAAAAGTATTTATGCCAATGCTTGGGCGCCATTTGTTAGGTTTTATTTTTAA
- a CDS encoding 2-oxoglutarate dehydrogenase E1 component: MDKFSFLNAAHTSYFADLYDQYLQSPDSVEPSWRAFFQGYDFGSENYGLQSENIESVSTQMPESLQKEFQVVKLIDGYRMRGHLFTKTNPVRERRTYEPSLAIENFGLSTNDLDTVFSAGEILGIGTQTLRKILIHLDKIYCSSIGVEYMYLRNPEVIGWWQSQLNINDNQPNFNEDSKKYILSKLNQAVTFENFLQTKYVGQKRFSLEGGESLIPALSNTLYISVEKYGVKECVLGMAHRGRLSTLVNIFRKPVHELFSEFDGKDFEELDFDGDVKYHLGLTLDKTYQNGKTIKMNLVPNPSHLETVASVAEGITRAKIDADYNGDDSKILPIIIHGDAAIAGQGIVYEVAQMSQLNGYKTGGTLHIVVNNQIGFTTNYLDARSSTYCTDVAKVTLSPVLHVNADDAEAVVHAVELALAYRMRYKKDVYIDLLGYRKYGHNEGDEPRFTQPKLYKEIAKHDNPFKIYSDKLIAEKTIDQAYTDGIVEEFKNVLETAYDKSKDEKSSKVREFMIERWNGFSRKGLEAILKPENTSYPKDNLEGIAKVVSTVPEGVKFVRKAERILEGRASMVFETDTLDWGMAETLAYGTLLEEGYNIRISGQDVERGTFSHRHAILRDEISEDRINLLNTNPKNKGKMDIYNSFLSEYGVLGFDYGYAMANPNTLTIWEAQFGDFSNGAQIIFDQYLSAAEDKWKAQNGIVVLLPHGYEGQGSEHSSARMERYLQLCADDNMIVADCTTPANFYHLLRRQMKWDFRKPLIVFTPKSLLRHPKAVSSLNELATGEFREVIDDTLNPEQVTKLVFCTGKFYYDLLAQREKLENNSIALVRIEQLFPLHEDKIKQVIAKYPNAKNYVWAQEEPKNMGAWSHVVQRLDFVKLEVMSRPYSSVPAPGSSTRDKRRQQRVIDQVFDIV, encoded by the coding sequence ATGGATAAATTTTCTTTTTTAAACGCAGCACATACATCGTATTTTGCCGATTTATATGATCAATATTTACAAAGTCCAGATTCAGTAGAACCGAGTTGGAGGGCCTTTTTTCAGGGGTATGATTTTGGTAGTGAAAATTATGGATTACAAAGTGAAAATATTGAAAGTGTTTCAACTCAAATGCCAGAATCTCTTCAAAAGGAGTTTCAAGTAGTAAAGCTTATTGATGGCTATAGAATGCGAGGACATTTGTTTACCAAAACAAATCCTGTACGCGAACGAAGAACTTATGAGCCATCATTGGCAATCGAAAATTTCGGACTTAGCACAAACGATTTAGATACCGTTTTTAGTGCAGGTGAGATTTTAGGTATTGGTACTCAGACTTTACGGAAAATTTTAATTCATTTAGATAAAATTTATTGCAGCTCCATCGGGGTTGAATACATGTACTTGCGTAATCCAGAAGTTATTGGGTGGTGGCAAAGTCAATTGAATATTAATGATAACCAGCCTAATTTTAACGAAGATTCTAAAAAATATATTCTTTCTAAATTAAATCAAGCGGTTACTTTCGAGAATTTTTTACAGACCAAATATGTGGGTCAGAAACGATTTTCGTTAGAAGGTGGTGAGTCGCTTATCCCGGCATTAAGCAATACATTGTATATTTCGGTTGAAAAATATGGCGTAAAAGAATGCGTATTAGGAATGGCACACCGTGGTCGTTTAAGCACTTTGGTTAATATTTTTAGAAAGCCAGTTCACGAACTTTTTAGCGAGTTTGATGGTAAAGATTTTGAGGAATTGGATTTTGATGGCGATGTTAAATACCATTTAGGTTTAACACTCGATAAAACGTACCAAAACGGGAAAACCATTAAGATGAATTTGGTGCCAAATCCTTCGCATTTAGAAACTGTTGCTTCTGTTGCCGAAGGTATTACACGTGCTAAAATTGATGCCGATTATAATGGTGATGACTCTAAAATATTACCAATAATTATACATGGAGATGCCGCTATTGCAGGTCAAGGTATTGTGTATGAGGTGGCGCAAATGAGCCAACTAAATGGTTACAAAACCGGAGGAACACTTCATATTGTGGTAAATAACCAAATTGGGTTTACTACCAACTATTTAGATGCACGTTCTAGTACGTATTGTACAGATGTTGCTAAAGTAACATTATCTCCAGTATTGCATGTGAATGCAGACGATGCCGAAGCCGTAGTACATGCAGTGGAATTAGCATTGGCATACAGAATGCGATATAAAAAAGATGTGTATATTGATTTATTAGGTTATAGAAAATACGGGCACAATGAAGGTGACGAGCCCCGTTTTACACAACCAAAATTATATAAAGAAATAGCTAAACACGATAATCCATTTAAAATATATTCTGATAAGTTAATTGCTGAAAAAACAATTGACCAAGCATATACCGATGGTATTGTAGAGGAATTTAAAAATGTTTTAGAAACAGCTTACGATAAATCTAAAGATGAAAAATCTTCTAAGGTTAGAGAGTTTATGATTGAACGATGGAACGGTTTTAGTCGTAAAGGTTTAGAAGCTATACTTAAACCTGAAAACACATCGTATCCAAAAGATAATTTAGAAGGCATTGCTAAGGTAGTGTCAACCGTTCCAGAGGGTGTGAAGTTTGTTCGCAAAGCAGAGCGGATTTTAGAAGGTAGAGCCTCCATGGTTTTTGAAACTGATACCCTAGATTGGGGAATGGCTGAAACACTAGCTTATGGAACTTTACTAGAAGAAGGTTATAATATTCGTATTTCTGGACAAGATGTAGAACGTGGTACATTCAGCCATCGTCATGCTATTTTACGTGATGAAATTTCTGAAGACCGTATAAATTTACTAAATACAAACCCAAAAAATAAAGGTAAAATGGATATCTATAACTCCTTTTTATCTGAATATGGCGTACTTGGTTTTGATTATGGTTATGCCATGGCAAACCCAAATACATTAACCATTTGGGAAGCCCAGTTTGGTGATTTTAGTAATGGCGCTCAAATTATTTTCGACCAGTATTTATCGGCTGCTGAAGATAAATGGAAAGCTCAAAATGGTATTGTGGTATTATTGCCTCATGGCTACGAAGGTCAAGGTTCTGAGCACTCATCTGCAAGAATGGAGCGTTATTTACAATTATGTGCTGATGATAATATGATTGTAGCCGATTGTACAACGCCAGCTAACTTTTACCATTTATTGCGTCGTCAAATGAAATGGGATTTTAGAAAACCTTTAATTGTATTTACACCAAAAAGTTTATTACGTCATCCAAAAGCGGTTTCATCATTAAATGAATTAGCAACTGGAGAATTCCGAGAAGTTATAGACGATACTTTAAATCCAGAGCAAGTTACTAAACTTGTTTTCTGTACAGGTAAATTCTATTACGATTTATTGGCACAACGTGAAAAATTAGAGAATAATAGTATCGCTTTAGTTCGAATTGAACAATTGTTTCCACTTCACGAAGACAAGATAAAACAAGTAATTGCGAAGTATCCTAATGCGAAAAATTATGTTTGGGCGCAGGAAGAACCTAAGAACATGGGTGCTTGGAGTCATGTGGTACAACGCTTGGATTTTGTTAAACTAGAAGTTATGTCAAGACCATACAGTTCTGTTCCTGCACCAGGTTCTAGTACAAGAGACAAGAGAAGACAACAAAGAGTTATTGACCAAGTATTTGATATAGTATAA
- the odhB gene encoding 2-oxoglutarate dehydrogenase complex dihydrolipoyllysine-residue succinyltransferase, whose product MILEMKVPSPGESIKEVEIATWLVQDGDYVEKDQAIAEVDSDKATLELPAEASGIITLKAEEGDAVAVGAVVCLIDTSAAKPEGGAEAPKQEKKEEAPKAEAPKPAAVETKTYATGTASPAAKKILAEKGMEASSISGTGKDGRVTKEDAISAVPSMGTPTGGSRGASRSKMSMLRRKVAERLVEAKNTTAMLTTFNEVDMSPIFALRDEYKEVFKTKHGVGLGFMSFFTLAVVRALKMYPAVNSMIDGNEMVSYDFYDISIAVSGPKGLMVPVIRNAENLSFRGVESEVKRLALRARDGQITIDEMTGGTFTITNGGVFGSMLSTPIINPPQSGILGMHNIVERPVAINGKVEIRPIMYVALSYDHRIIDGKESVGFLVAVKEALENPTELLMNNDVKKALEL is encoded by the coding sequence ATGATTTTAGAAATGAAAGTGCCTTCACCAGGCGAGTCTATAAAAGAAGTTGAAATAGCAACTTGGTTAGTTCAAGACGGCGATTATGTTGAAAAAGATCAAGCTATTGCTGAAGTGGACAGTGATAAAGCAACATTGGAACTTCCAGCAGAAGCAAGTGGTATCATTACCCTTAAAGCAGAAGAAGGTGATGCCGTGGCTGTAGGTGCTGTAGTATGCTTAATTGATACTAGCGCAGCAAAACCAGAAGGTGGAGCAGAAGCACCAAAACAAGAAAAGAAAGAAGAAGCTCCAAAAGCTGAGGCTCCTAAACCAGCCGCAGTAGAAACAAAAACATACGCAACAGGAACAGCAAGTCCTGCAGCTAAAAAGATTTTAGCCGAGAAAGGTATGGAAGCTTCATCAATTTCAGGAACAGGAAAAGATGGACGTGTAACCAAAGAAGATGCTATAAGTGCTGTCCCATCTATGGGAACACCAACAGGTGGTAGCCGTGGTGCTTCAAGAAGTAAAATGTCTATGTTGCGTCGTAAAGTTGCAGAGCGTTTAGTGGAAGCTAAAAATACGACGGCGATGCTTACGACTTTTAATGAAGTTGATATGTCCCCAATTTTCGCTTTGCGTGATGAATATAAAGAAGTATTTAAAACAAAACATGGCGTTGGTTTAGGGTTTATGAGTTTCTTCACACTTGCTGTTGTAAGAGCATTAAAAATGTATCCTGCTGTAAACTCTATGATTGATGGAAACGAAATGGTTTCTTATGATTTTTATGATATTAGTATTGCGGTTTCAGGACCAAAAGGATTAATGGTTCCAGTAATTCGTAATGCTGAAAATTTAAGTTTTAGAGGCGTTGAATCTGAAGTTAAACGATTAGCGCTTCGTGCAAGAGATGGCCAAATTACTATTGATGAAATGACCGGAGGAACATTCACTATTACCAATGGAGGTGTTTTTGGTAGTATGCTATCGACTCCAATTATTAACCCTCCTCAAAGTGGTATTTTAGGAATGCACAACATCGTAGAACGTCCAGTTGCCATTAATGGTAAGGTTGAAATACGCCCTATTATGTATGTCGCATTATCTTATGACCATAGAATCATTGATGGAAAAGAAAGTGTTGGCTTTTTAGTAGCTGTAAAAGAAGCTTTAGAAAACCCTACAGAGCTGTTAATGAATAATGATGTGAAAAAAGCTTTAGAACTTTAA
- a CDS encoding response regulator → MNTSIVIADDHPLMLRGLTDFLTAKGFNIVGSAQDGNTAYNLIVKLKPEIAILDIRMPHQTGLEIAEACKKNNLSTKVILITFDKEEELYDKAMEFNVYGYILKEFAVEEIETCIEHVVNNKAYFSSEIASYLNPNSNNKPAKLELLTKAELKIVKLISENKTSLDVAEELSISVRTVDKHRSNIVNKLGLDNKPTSLSIWANLNKQHL, encoded by the coding sequence ATGAACACTTCAATTGTAATTGCAGACGATCATCCGTTGATGCTTCGCGGTCTTACCGATTTTTTGACCGCTAAAGGCTTTAACATTGTTGGAAGTGCGCAAGATGGTAATACCGCTTACAATCTTATTGTAAAGCTCAAGCCAGAAATTGCCATTCTTGATATTAGAATGCCCCACCAAACAGGTTTAGAAATTGCCGAAGCTTGTAAAAAAAATAATCTTTCAACAAAAGTTATTCTTATCACTTTTGATAAAGAAGAAGAATTATATGATAAAGCTATGGAATTTAATGTGTATGGCTATATTTTAAAAGAATTTGCTGTTGAAGAAATTGAAACGTGTATAGAGCATGTTGTAAACAATAAAGCTTATTTTAGTAGTGAGATAGCTTCGTATTTAAATCCTAATTCAAATAATAAACCAGCAAAATTAGAGTTACTTACCAAGGCTGAATTGAAAATTGTAAAACTTATTTCCGAAAATAAAACAAGTCTTGATGTAGCCGAAGAACTTTCCATATCGGTTCGCACAGTTGATAAACACCGAAGCAATATTGTTAATAAATTAGGTTTAGACAATAAGCCAACATCTCTTTCAATTTGGGCCAACCTTAACAAGCAGCATCTTTAA
- a CDS encoding retropepsin-like aspartic protease family protein has translation MTETLEEFLLNKGYIRVKLRLTKTNHFEIKATLNGVKGRFILDTGASNSCVGFEAVDHFNLKVKDSNILAAGAGASNMETKMSKKNKVKIGKWETNKVILVLFNLTHVNTALINHKSKPVDGIIGADILKKSNAVIDYEKKYLYLKL, from the coding sequence ATGACAGAAACACTAGAAGAATTTCTTCTTAACAAAGGCTATATTAGGGTAAAGTTACGCCTTACCAAAACCAATCACTTCGAAATTAAAGCGACTTTAAATGGCGTTAAAGGACGTTTTATATTGGATACTGGCGCCTCAAATTCGTGTGTTGGTTTTGAAGCAGTAGATCATTTTAATTTAAAAGTAAAAGATTCCAATATTTTGGCAGCTGGAGCTGGTGCCAGTAATATGGAAACTAAAATGTCCAAAAAAAACAAAGTTAAAATCGGCAAATGGGAAACAAATAAAGTTATTTTGGTTTTATTTAATCTTACCCATGTAAATACGGCGCTCATAAATCATAAATCAAAACCTGTTGATGGCATTATTGGTGCCGATATTTTAAAAAAATCGAATGCTGTGATAGACTATGAGAAGAAATATCTGTACTTAAAACTTTAA
- a CDS encoding CHAT domain-containing protein translates to MKKIFFLFFLISGISFSQNLEEAIYTAVETFISNKNDASLKLLNQQESSFKTHVKTKDEQLALVFLQCHKGYYLDEHSKLKEALATYEDALKRFNNNELSKLSDFDIIESCLKPLGNLYTKTGDYTNAVSTINQYIFLAEKNKNTKHQISGAINLAILYRTLDKHETVLKIVNDALKFPNINSHQKALLQNIKTNSLAALNNYEAASLLNNASTFLNFEKYKNDYIIELQKDNYPEALNAFNKAKEYLSEINLPARDLAKFYVEEAQLHYLLEQPNEALKSLQQAIKILLPNFNEKGLPNKKDLYPENTFIDIFDLYATIQNNPRKALKSYDLSFYVSDLLQENWTSQETKIFNEASNRIRSELCIDILYNIYKQTKKKSLLFEAFQYSENNKASIIKDLNLKKIRLQQFPNDSLLAKELHLLKTQEYYTGLLIKEQLGANKASAVNHLSEKLSAISLQLKTLKTAISKKYPESNKSYTLESFQSKLAKDKAVLVAYFFGKNTLYQFVISEKDIAIEGIQLTEEIKKRIVSFIHLFNSASIINNDINNYTNQAFTIFKLLNFNKLSPYKNVVIIPDGLLNFIPFEALLTSKTTTTSFSKMPFIIKSQHIIYNSSATLYLTKNQEHKNKDLLGFFPVFENTNQKLTYSIDEAEVIKEKMNSDIFMNSKASKTNFLKNASKYGILHLSTHASSGDFINPANISCYDDVIILNELYSLDLKPDLVVLSACETGIGKLYKGEGAMSIARGFQYAGAENLLFSLWQINDLSTSQIMQSFYENYNTSESAYLANHQSKIDYLENEAISNAKKSPYYWSAFVYYGTLEPAKSDNTTFYIIFSIFIASIVLLLILKFKKHDRNTRRISS, encoded by the coding sequence ATGAAAAAAATATTTTTTCTATTCTTTTTAATCTCTGGAATCTCTTTTTCACAAAATTTGGAAGAAGCCATTTATACTGCTGTCGAAACATTTATTAGCAATAAAAATGATGCGTCATTAAAACTTTTAAATCAGCAAGAATCTTCATTTAAAACTCATGTAAAAACTAAAGACGAGCAATTAGCACTCGTTTTTTTACAGTGCCACAAAGGTTATTATTTAGATGAGCATTCCAAATTAAAAGAAGCCCTTGCCACGTATGAAGATGCCCTAAAACGATTCAACAACAACGAGCTTTCAAAACTTTCAGATTTTGACATCATTGAAAGTTGCTTAAAACCTTTGGGTAATTTATATACCAAAACTGGCGATTACACCAACGCAGTTAGTACCATAAACCAATACATTTTTTTAGCTGAAAAAAATAAAAATACCAAGCATCAAATTAGCGGTGCTATCAATTTAGCCATCCTATACCGAACCCTTGATAAGCACGAAACGGTATTAAAAATTGTTAATGATGCTCTTAAATTTCCTAATATAAACAGCCATCAAAAAGCATTGCTTCAAAATATAAAAACGAATAGTTTAGCGGCTTTAAATAATTACGAAGCCGCTTCACTATTAAATAACGCTTCAACTTTCTTAAACTTTGAAAAATATAAGAACGATTATATAATAGAACTTCAAAAAGACAATTACCCAGAAGCTTTAAATGCGTTCAACAAAGCAAAGGAATATCTTTCTGAAATAAATTTACCTGCAAGAGATCTGGCGAAGTTTTATGTTGAAGAAGCGCAATTGCACTATTTACTTGAACAGCCAAATGAAGCTTTAAAGAGTTTGCAACAGGCCATCAAAATATTGTTGCCAAATTTTAATGAAAAAGGGTTGCCCAACAAAAAAGATTTGTACCCAGAAAATACATTTATAGATATTTTCGACTTGTATGCTACTATTCAAAACAATCCCAGGAAAGCATTAAAAAGTTACGATTTAAGTTTTTATGTTTCTGATTTATTACAAGAAAACTGGACGTCGCAAGAAACCAAAATTTTTAACGAAGCCTCGAACCGAATTAGGAGTGAGCTCTGCATCGATATTCTTTATAACATCTATAAACAAACCAAAAAAAAATCACTTTTGTTTGAAGCCTTTCAATATTCAGAAAACAATAAAGCTTCGATTATAAAGGATCTGAACCTAAAAAAAATACGCTTGCAACAGTTTCCTAACGACAGTTTACTAGCTAAGGAACTTCATCTTCTAAAAACCCAAGAATATTATACTGGCCTATTAATAAAAGAACAACTTGGTGCCAATAAAGCTTCAGCTGTAAACCATTTAAGTGAAAAATTAAGTGCTATTAGCCTTCAATTAAAAACATTAAAAACAGCCATTTCAAAAAAGTATCCAGAAAGCAACAAATCATATACTTTAGAAAGTTTTCAAAGCAAATTAGCAAAGGATAAAGCTGTTTTGGTTGCATACTTCTTCGGAAAAAACACCTTATACCAATTCGTGATTTCAGAAAAAGACATCGCCATTGAAGGCATTCAACTAACCGAAGAAATCAAAAAAAGAATCGTAAGCTTTATTCATTTATTTAATAGTGCTTCCATAATAAATAACGATATAAACAACTACACCAATCAAGCTTTTACTATCTTTAAATTACTAAACTTTAATAAGCTTTCTCCCTATAAAAATGTGGTGATAATTCCCGATGGATTATTAAATTTTATACCATTCGAAGCGCTACTTACTTCTAAAACCACCACCACATCATTCTCAAAAATGCCTTTTATAATTAAAAGTCAACATATTATTTATAATTCGAGTGCAACACTTTATTTAACCAAAAATCAAGAACATAAAAACAAAGACCTGCTTGGTTTTTTTCCTGTGTTTGAAAACACCAATCAAAAGCTTACTTACTCTATTGATGAAGCAGAAGTCATTAAAGAAAAAATGAATTCAGATATTTTCATGAATTCCAAAGCTTCAAAAACCAACTTTCTTAAAAATGCTTCTAAATATGGTATTCTACATTTATCTACCCATGCCAGTAGTGGCGATTTTATAAACCCTGCTAACATTTCGTGTTATGACGACGTAATAATTTTGAACGAATTATACAGTTTAGACTTAAAGCCCGATTTAGTGGTTTTAAGTGCCTGCGAAACGGGTATAGGCAAACTCTATAAAGGCGAAGGCGCTATGAGTATTGCTAGAGGATTTCAATATGCGGGTGCAGAAAACTTACTGTTTTCACTTTGGCAAATTAATGATTTATCGACCTCTCAAATCATGCAATCTTTTTATGAAAATTACAATACATCGGAATCGGCATATTTAGCTAATCACCAATCAAAAATAGACTACTTAGAAAATGAAGCCATTAGCAATGCAAAAAAATCACCTTATTACTGGAGTGCTTTTGTCTATTACGGAACACTTGAGCCAGCAAAATCAGACAACACCACATTTTATATAATTTTTAGCATATTTATAGCAAGCATTGTGTTACTTTTAATTTTGAAATTTAAAAAACATGACAGAAACACTAGAAGAATTTCTTCTTAA
- a CDS encoding DUF7849 domain-containing protein, giving the protein MNKRFSFLCLFLIGVCSYAQKLIVNDTLTRVATIKNTTHGNAVLFTPETPTLNQIAGAPKAFYTHYWEFGDGHYSTEEKPKHVYKKTGEYEVKLWATNNYDTGKPPTTRPKKIAISDITTAYDDVASMEEDFILKRNREPVPDEEMVVIVSYKNPKDYTTNGKLYLFYNEHQYKANNFELIDTRTYHNEKNVSADGFAFTHHIDDDGTYLASSNNEFIEARTFSQDSTEKTNLPLTIANSKAFYKNWSLLEFDNMKPQEERNLFFSLKTTPEMLKDTSAIISIRGIYVPDANYDNHKVKDMEMEIVTSHDPNKMSSNGTFLNYRLVRFKTLKYKIKFQNNGEGPARTIRLETDIPEMLDKSTLKVLDMYPKCDICPKKEVLYSCLDTMFTDTQAIFTFKNIYLPGSEQKNVKEYDSTKGFVKYSIKFAKDFHKQKTKSRTAIIFDKNDPIITNYSTTRFLPGISIGAKVGVNSFSDLNNSESYFFGATLSPYKSYRWYWQVELMNNFHNYDANTNVTEEFVQDAQGIRFLQRTTTRNSFENIDWDVPILIRYNMNNYIGLGAGLQNTVSLSEKQEQSILTERFEGDTADGPIIDSKEESVKTTNSFTNLRTGLLFEATAGFARIGPSLGARYIMNFENDFNYWQFYAIWKF; this is encoded by the coding sequence ATGAACAAACGGTTTTCTTTTCTATGTTTATTTTTAATTGGCGTTTGCAGTTATGCTCAAAAACTAATTGTTAACGATACGCTAACAAGAGTTGCAACCATAAAAAATACAACCCATGGCAATGCCGTTTTGTTCACTCCTGAAACGCCCACATTAAATCAAATAGCAGGAGCGCCCAAAGCATTTTATACCCATTACTGGGAATTTGGTGATGGCCATTATAGCACCGAAGAAAAACCAAAACACGTTTATAAAAAAACCGGGGAATACGAAGTAAAGCTTTGGGCAACCAACAATTATGACACAGGTAAACCGCCCACAACACGTCCTAAAAAAATTGCCATAAGCGACATAACAACAGCGTATGACGACGTTGCAAGCATGGAAGAGGATTTCATATTAAAACGCAATAGGGAACCCGTACCCGACGAAGAAATGGTGGTCATTGTTAGTTATAAAAACCCAAAAGATTATACTACTAATGGGAAATTGTATTTGTTTTATAACGAGCACCAATACAAAGCCAATAATTTTGAATTAATAGATACTCGAACTTATCACAACGAAAAAAATGTTTCGGCAGATGGATTTGCTTTCACACATCATATTGATGACGATGGCACTTATTTAGCATCTTCTAATAATGAGTTTATTGAAGCGCGCACTTTTTCGCAAGATTCTACCGAAAAAACCAACCTGCCTTTAACCATTGCAAACTCTAAAGCCTTTTACAAAAACTGGAGTCTTTTGGAGTTTGATAATATGAAACCTCAAGAAGAACGCAATCTTTTTTTCAGTTTAAAAACCACTCCCGAAATGCTTAAAGACACCAGTGCCATTATTTCGATAAGAGGTATTTATGTACCTGATGCCAATTACGATAACCATAAAGTAAAGGATATGGAAATGGAAATCGTAACCTCCCACGATCCTAATAAAATGTCATCAAACGGCACGTTCTTAAATTACAGATTGGTACGTTTTAAAACTTTGAAATATAAAATTAAATTTCAAAACAACGGTGAAGGGCCTGCACGCACCATTCGCTTGGAAACCGATATCCCTGAAATGCTGGACAAATCGACACTGAAAGTTTTGGATATGTATCCCAAATGTGATATATGTCCCAAAAAAGAAGTACTGTATAGCTGCTTAGACACCATGTTTACAGACACTCAGGCTATATTCACATTTAAAAACATCTACCTACCCGGAAGCGAGCAAAAGAATGTGAAAGAATACGATTCTACCAAAGGCTTCGTAAAGTATAGCATCAAGTTTGCCAAAGATTTTCATAAACAAAAAACCAAAAGCAGAACTGCTATTATCTTCGATAAAAACGACCCGATAATCACCAACTATTCCACCACACGTTTTTTACCGGGAATTTCTATTGGTGCCAAAGTTGGGGTTAATTCTTTTTCAGATTTAAATAATTCTGAAAGCTACTTTTTTGGGGCTACCCTATCACCATACAAATCGTACCGTTGGTATTGGCAAGTTGAATTGATGAATAATTTTCATAATTATGATGCCAACACCAATGTCACCGAAGAATTTGTTCAAGATGCACAGGGCATTCGTTTTTTACAGCGTACCACAACCCGAAATTCTTTTGAAAATATCGATTGGGACGTACCCATTTTAATTCGTTATAATATGAATAATTACATCGGTCTTGGGGCAGGCTTACAAAACACTGTGTCACTTAGCGAAAAACAAGAACAATCGATTTTAACCGAGCGGTTCGAAGGCGATACAGCAGACGGGCCTATTATAGATTCCAAAGAAGAATCTGTAAAAACGACCAATTCATTTACCAATTTAAGAACCGGCTTGTTATTTGAAGCCACCGCAGGTTTTGCAAGAATCGGCCCCAGTTTAGGTGCACGCTATATTATGAATTTTGAAAACGATTTTAATTATTGGCAATTCTATGCCATTTGGAAGTTTTGA
- a CDS encoding RNA polymerase sigma factor has protein sequence MSEKKIHEDQKYIDGLLKNNSFIIQAIYDKFVPKVINYIKQNSGDVDQAQDVVQDTLITIYNQASEKKLELTCPFDAYFFLLCKRKWLNELKKIAHKEVTINEEVLYKDDDAQELAFETDVFGEKQALFTEMFQKLGTACKELLTATFKIKSMEEVASSLGVTYAYARKKKSLCIGKLTELVQGSPKFNLLNK, from the coding sequence ATGAGCGAAAAAAAAATACATGAAGACCAAAAATATATTGATGGTTTGCTGAAAAACAATTCCTTTATCATACAAGCAATCTATGATAAATTCGTGCCTAAGGTTATTAATTACATCAAGCAGAACAGTGGGGATGTAGACCAAGCGCAAGATGTGGTACAGGACACATTAATAACCATATATAATCAGGCAAGCGAAAAGAAATTGGAGCTTACATGTCCGTTTGATGCTTATTTCTTTTTATTGTGTAAACGCAAATGGTTAAATGAACTGAAAAAAATAGCTCATAAAGAGGTAACAATTAATGAGGAAGTTTTATATAAAGATGACGACGCTCAAGAACTAGCATTTGAAACCGATGTGTTTGGCGAAAAACAAGCCTTATTTACCGAAATGTTTCAAAAACTAGGAACTGCTTGTAAAGAATTATTGACCGCTACTTTTAAAATAAAATCGATGGAAGAAGTAGCCTCAAGTTTAGGTGTAACATACGCTTATGCCCGAAAAAAGAAATCTTTATGTATTGGTAAACTAACAGAGTTGGTTCAAGGGTCGCCAAAATTTAACCTACTTAATAAGTAA